A stretch of the Malus sylvestris chromosome 10, drMalSylv7.2, whole genome shotgun sequence genome encodes the following:
- the LOC126586297 gene encoding uncharacterized protein LOC126586297: protein MADESTNKSIMEPKFSHPLHQISQSPSHKLLLKQWLKEEELILNRVSLKESQIDSVRKEITMLFVFFFLFHSTALTLLFSSSSRDPNGSACRRSWIPSLCSLCFSLGIIWAIRYKSDTEGHLEKLLEREKEDKNLLGKCIEELKKKGLEFDLLKEVDALRRAKSLRVEAKAVRKWNARDFVTLFFFTVSCFVIIVTRVILCN from the coding sequence ATGGCCGACGAGAGCACAAACAAATCGATCATGGAGCCGAAGTTCTCTCACCCACTTCACCAAATCTCTCAGTCTCCGAGCCACAAGCTTCTCCTGAAGCAATGGCTGAAAGAAGAAGAGCTAATCCTCAACAGGGTCTCTCTCAAGGAGTCCCAAATCGACTCGGTTCGAAAGGAGATCACGATgctcttcgtcttcttcttcctcttccactCCACGGCTCTCACCCTTCTCTTCAGTTCATCGTCTCGGGACCCGAACGGGTCCGCGTGCCGCAGGTCCTGGATCCCATCGCTCTGCTCTCTCTGCTTCTCGCTGGGGATCATTTGGGCGATAAGGTATAAAAGCGACACGGAGGGGCACCTGGAGAAGTTGTTGGAGAGAGAAAAGGAGGATAAGAACCTGCTGGGAAAGTGCATTGAGGAGCTGAAGAAGAAGGGGTTGGAGTTCGATTTGTTGAAGGAGGTCGACGCGCTGAGGAGGGCCAAGAGTTTGAGAGTCGAAGCGAAGGCCGTGAGGAAGTGGAATGCGAGGGATTTTGTGACTCTGTTTTTCTTCACTGTGTCTTGCTTTGTGATCATTGTCACCAGAGTTATTTTGTGTAACTAG